Proteins encoded together in one Pseudomonas sp. Seg1 window:
- the infB gene encoding translation initiation factor IF-2 has product MTQVTVKQLADEVKTPVERLLQQMREAGLPHTAAEENVTDSEKQSLLTHLKSSHKAKVEEPRKITLQRKTTSTLRVAGSKSISVEVRKKKVFVQRSPEEIEAERKRELDERRAVENAARQKAEEEAKQRAEEEARRQPAAAQTASSDAVAAPAAAAEPVRESAPVAAAPAPSADVRNKQNEQRRPDKPRADDNNRRSGGGDGERKNAPHRASVKEKAPAPRVAPRTTDEESDGFRRGGRGKAKLKKRNAHGFQSPTGPVVRDVQIGETITVGDLANQMSVKAAEIIKFMFKLGTPATINQVLDQETAQLVAEELGHKVTLVSDTALEDSLAESLKFEGESFSRAPVVTVMGHVDHGKTSLLDYIRRAKVAAGEAGGITQHIGAYHVETERGMVTFLDTPGHAAFTAMRARGAKATDIVILVVAADDGVMPQTIEAVQHAVAAGVPLVVAVNKIDKPGADLDRIRSELSVHGVTSEEWGGDTPFVPVSAKVGTGVDELLEAVLLQAEVLELKATPSAPGRGVVVESRLDKGRGPVATVLVQDGTLRQGDMVLVGSNYGRVRAMLDENGKPIKEAGPSIPVEILGLDGTPDAGDEMSVVADEKKAREVALFRQGKFREVKLARAHAGKLENIFENMGQAEKKTLNIVLKSDVRGSLEALQGALNGLGNDEVQVRVVGGGVGGITESDANLALASNAVLFGFNVRADAGARKIVEQEGLDMRYYNVIYDIIEDVKKALTGMLGSDVRENILGIAEVRDVFRSPKFGAIAGCMVIEGVVHRNRPIRVLREDIVIFEGELESLRRFKDDASEVRAGMECGIGVKSYNDVKVGDKIEVFEKVQVARSL; this is encoded by the coding sequence ATGACGCAAGTCACGGTGAAACAACTGGCCGATGAGGTCAAAACACCGGTAGAGCGCCTGTTGCAGCAGATGCGTGAGGCAGGTCTGCCGCACACCGCCGCCGAAGAAAATGTGACTGACAGTGAGAAGCAATCCCTGCTGACTCACTTGAAGAGCAGCCACAAGGCGAAAGTGGAAGAACCACGCAAGATCACGCTGCAGCGTAAAACCACCAGCACCCTGCGTGTGGCTGGTAGCAAAAGCATCAGCGTAGAAGTTCGCAAAAAGAAAGTTTTCGTACAGCGTAGCCCGGAAGAAATCGAAGCCGAACGCAAGCGTGAACTGGATGAGCGTCGCGCAGTAGAAAATGCTGCCCGTCAGAAGGCTGAAGAAGAAGCCAAGCAGCGCGCCGAAGAAGAAGCGCGCCGCCAGCCTGCTGCTGCGCAAACCGCTTCCAGCGACGCCGTTGCGGCGCCGGCTGCAGCTGCCGAACCAGTACGCGAAAGCGCACCGGTCGCCGCTGCTCCAGCACCGTCTGCTGACGTTCGTAACAAGCAGAACGAACAGCGCCGTCCGGACAAACCACGTGCCGACGACAACAATCGTCGCAGTGGCGGTGGTGATGGCGAGCGTAAAAACGCCCCGCATCGCGCATCGGTCAAAGAGAAAGCGCCAGCTCCACGTGTCGCGCCACGGACTACCGACGAAGAAAGCGATGGCTTCCGTCGTGGTGGTCGCGGCAAGGCCAAGCTGAAGAAGCGTAACGCCCACGGTTTCCAGAGCCCAACCGGCCCTGTCGTGCGTGATGTGCAGATCGGCGAGACCATCACTGTTGGCGATCTCGCCAATCAGATGTCGGTCAAGGCTGCTGAAATCATCAAGTTCATGTTCAAACTGGGTACTCCAGCGACCATCAACCAGGTGCTGGATCAGGAAACTGCTCAGCTGGTAGCCGAAGAACTGGGCCACAAAGTGACCCTGGTCAGCGACACCGCTCTGGAAGATTCCCTGGCCGAGTCCCTGAAGTTTGAAGGTGAGTCGTTCTCCCGTGCTCCAGTCGTGACCGTAATGGGCCACGTTGACCACGGTAAGACCTCGCTGCTCGACTACATCCGTCGCGCCAAGGTAGCTGCTGGCGAAGCCGGTGGTATCACCCAGCACATCGGTGCGTACCACGTTGAAACCGAACGCGGCATGGTCACCTTCCTCGACACCCCGGGTCACGCCGCGTTTACCGCAATGCGTGCTCGTGGTGCCAAGGCGACCGACATCGTGATCCTGGTAGTTGCAGCGGACGACGGCGTTATGCCGCAGACCATTGAAGCTGTTCAGCACGCTGTTGCGGCTGGCGTTCCACTGGTTGTTGCAGTGAACAAGATCGACAAGCCGGGCGCTGATCTCGATCGCATCCGTAGCGAACTGTCGGTTCACGGCGTGACTTCGGAAGAGTGGGGCGGTGATACGCCGTTCGTACCGGTTTCGGCGAAAGTCGGTACTGGCGTGGACGAGCTGCTCGAGGCTGTTCTGCTGCAAGCTGAAGTTCTCGAACTGAAAGCAACCCCGTCGGCTCCTGGCCGTGGTGTTGTGGTGGAATCGCGTCTCGACAAAGGTCGTGGCCCGGTTGCAACCGTTCTGGTTCAAGACGGTACCCTGCGCCAAGGCGACATGGTCCTGGTCGGTTCGAACTATGGCCGTGTTCGCGCCATGCTCGACGAGAACGGCAAGCCGATCAAGGAAGCCGGTCCTTCCATCCCTGTCGAGATCCTCGGCCTGGATGGTACCCCGGACGCTGGCGACGAGATGAGTGTGGTTGCCGACGAGAAGAAAGCCCGTGAAGTGGCTCTGTTCCGTCAAGGCAAGTTCCGCGAAGTCAAACTGGCTCGCGCTCACGCCGGCAAGCTGGAAAACATCTTCGAAAACATGGGTCAGGCAGAGAAGAAGACGCTCAACATCGTCCTCAAATCCGACGTCCGTGGTTCGCTGGAAGCTCTGCAGGGCGCTCTGAATGGCCTGGGCAACGACGAAGTGCAAGTGCGCGTAGTCGGCGGCGGTGTCGGTGGTATCACCGAGTCCGACGCCAACCTGGCACTGGCTTCCAACGCTGTACTGTTCGGCTTCAACGTGCGTGCCGATGCTGGCGCACGGAAGATCGTCGAGCAGGAAGGTCTGGATATGCGTTACTACAACGTGATCTACGACATCATCGAAGACGTCAAGAAAGCCCTGACCGGTATGCTCGGCAGCGATGTTCGCGAGAACATCCTGGGTATCGCCGAAGTGCGTGACGTGTTCCGTTCGCCGAAGTTTGGCGCGATCGCAGGCTGCATGGTGATCGAAGGTGTTGTGCACCGTAACCGTCCGATCCGTGTACTGCGTGAAGACATCGTTATCTTCGAAGGCGAGCTGGAATCCCTGCGCCGCTTCAAGGATGACGCTTCCGAAGTACGTGCCGGCATGGAATGCGGTATCGGCGTGAAGAGCTACAACGACGTCAAAGTCGGTGACAAGATCGAAGTCTTCGAGAAGGTTCAGGTTGCTCGCAGCCTCTAA
- the rbfA gene encoding 30S ribosome-binding factor RbfA yields the protein MAKEYSRTQRIGDQMQRELAQLIRREVKDPRVGLVTITAVEVSRDVGHAKIFITVMGQDNAEDIAQSIKVLNAAAGFLRMQLAREMKLRSVPQLHFHYDESVVRGAHLSALIERAVAEDNQHPVAAEPEDTKE from the coding sequence ATGGCAAAAGAATACAGCCGTACCCAACGTATCGGCGATCAGATGCAGCGCGAGCTGGCCCAACTGATCCGTCGTGAAGTCAAAGATCCACGCGTCGGTCTGGTCACCATTACCGCTGTGGAAGTCAGCCGTGACGTCGGTCACGCGAAGATTTTCATCACCGTGATGGGGCAGGACAACGCCGAAGACATCGCGCAAAGCATCAAGGTACTGAATGCCGCCGCAGGTTTCCTGCGTATGCAACTGGCCCGCGAAATGAAGCTTCGCAGCGTGCCGCAATTGCACTTCCATTACGACGAATCCGTCGTGCGTGGTGCGCATCTGTCGGCCCTGATCGAGCGCGCCGTGGCTGAAGACAATCAGCATCCGGTGGCCGCTGAACCTGAAGACACCAAGGAGTAA
- the truB gene encoding tRNA pseudouridine(55) synthase TruB, with amino-acid sequence MAQVKRIRRNVSGIILLDKPLGFTSNAALQKVRWLLNAEKAGHTGSLDPLASGVLPLCFGEATKFSQYLLDSDKAYETLAQLGKTTTTADAEGEVLQERPVTVGRSDVEAVLPKFRGQISQIPPMYSALKRDGQPLYKLARAGEVVEREPRSVTIARLELLAFEGDTARLAVDCSKGTYIRTLVEDIGEQLGCGAYVAELRRTQAGPFTLAQTVTLEELEAVHAEGGNEAVDRFLMPSDSGLQDWPLLHFSEASAFYWLNGQPVRAPDAPKFGMVRVQDHNGRFIGIGEVSEDGRIAPRRLIRSE; translated from the coding sequence GTGGCTCAGGTCAAACGTATCCGTCGTAACGTCAGTGGCATCATCCTGCTCGACAAGCCGCTGGGGTTCACCTCCAACGCCGCGTTGCAGAAGGTTCGCTGGCTGCTCAACGCCGAGAAGGCCGGTCACACCGGCAGTCTCGATCCGCTGGCCAGCGGCGTTCTGCCGCTGTGCTTCGGTGAGGCAACCAAGTTCTCGCAATATCTGCTCGATTCCGACAAGGCTTATGAAACCCTGGCGCAACTGGGCAAGACCACTACCACGGCCGATGCCGAAGGTGAGGTTTTGCAGGAACGCCCGGTGACCGTTGGTCGCTCCGATGTCGAGGCAGTCCTGCCGAAATTTCGTGGCCAAATCAGTCAGATACCGCCGATGTACTCGGCGCTCAAGCGTGATGGCCAGCCGCTGTACAAGCTGGCCCGTGCAGGTGAAGTAGTGGAGCGTGAACCGCGTTCTGTTACTATTGCGCGCTTGGAATTACTGGCCTTCGAAGGCGATACTGCGCGACTTGCGGTGGATTGCAGCAAAGGCACCTATATCCGCACCCTGGTGGAGGATATCGGTGAACAACTCGGTTGTGGTGCGTACGTCGCAGAATTGCGCCGTACCCAGGCCGGGCCTTTCACCCTGGCGCAGACCGTAACCCTCGAAGAGCTGGAAGCGGTACATGCCGAAGGCGGCAACGAAGCGGTCGACCGCTTCCTGATGCCATCGGACAGCGGCCTGCAGGATTGGCCGCTGCTGCACTTCTCGGAAGCGAGCGCGTTCTACTGGCTCAACGGCCAGCCAGTGCGTGCCCCGGATGCTCCGAAGTTCGGCATGGTACGGGTACAGGATCACAATGGTCGCTTCATCGGTATCGGTGAAGTGAGCGAAGACGGGCGCATTGCGCCACGTCGTTTGATTCGGTCGGAATGA
- the rpsO gene encoding 30S ribosomal protein S15: protein MALDVQEKAQIVADYQQAVGDTGSPEVQVALLTHNINKLQGHFKANGKDHHSRRGLIRMVNQRRKLLDYLKGKDLGRYQTLIGRLGLRR, encoded by the coding sequence ATGGCTCTCGACGTTCAAGAAAAAGCTCAAATCGTTGCTGACTACCAGCAAGCTGTTGGTGACACTGGTTCGCCAGAAGTGCAAGTTGCACTGCTGACCCACAACATCAACAAACTGCAAGGTCACTTCAAGGCCAACGGTAAAGATCACCACTCCCGTCGTGGTCTGATCCGCATGGTAAACCAGCGCCGTAAGCTGCTGGACTACCTGAAAGGCAAGGATCTGGGTCGTTATCAGACTCTGATCGGTCGCCTGGGTCTGCGTCGCTAA
- the pnp gene encoding polyribonucleotide nucleotidyltransferase, whose amino-acid sequence MNPVIKKFQFGQSTVTLETGRIARQASGAVLVTVDDDVSVLVTVVGAKQADPGKGFFPLSVHYQEKTYAAGKIPGGFFKREGRPSEKETLTSRLIDRPIRPLFPEGFMNEVQVVCTVVSTSKKTDPDIAAMIGTSAALAISGIPFDGPIGAARVAFHESTGYLLNPTYEQQAASSLDMVVAGTSDAVLMVESEAKELTEDQMLGAVLFAHDEFQVVINAVKELAAEAAKPTWNWAPAPEATELLGAIRAEFGDAISQAYTITIKADRYARLGELKDQVVAKLSGEEGQPTSAEVKAAFGEIEYRTVRENIVNGKPRIDGRDTKTVRPLNIEVGVLPKTHGSALFTRGETQALVVATLGTARDAQLLDTLEGEKKDPFMLHYNFPPFSVGECGRMGGAGRREIGHGRLARRSVSAMLPAADVFPYTIRVVSEITESNGSSSMASVCGASLALMDAGVPMKAPVAGIAMGLVKEGEKFAVLTDILGDEDHLGDMDFKVAGTAKGVTALQMDIKIKGITEEIMEIALGQALEARLNILGQMNQIIGQSRTELSANAPTMIAMKIDTDKIRDVIGKGGATIRAICEETKASIDIEDDGSIKIFGETKEAAEAARQRVLGITAEAEIGKIYVGKVERIVDFGAFVNILPGKDGLVHISMLSDARVEKVTDILKEGQEVEVLVLDVDNRGRIKLSIKDVAAAKASGV is encoded by the coding sequence GTGAACCCGGTAATCAAAAAATTCCAGTTCGGTCAGTCGACCGTTACCCTCGAGACTGGCCGTATCGCCCGTCAGGCCTCCGGCGCAGTATTGGTCACCGTTGACGACGACGTCAGCGTATTGGTGACCGTCGTTGGTGCCAAGCAAGCCGATCCTGGCAAGGGCTTCTTCCCTCTGTCCGTTCACTACCAGGAAAAGACTTACGCTGCCGGTAAGATCCCTGGCGGTTTCTTCAAGCGTGAAGGCCGTCCTTCCGAGAAAGAAACCCTGACTTCCCGACTGATCGACCGTCCGATCCGTCCGCTGTTCCCAGAAGGTTTCATGAACGAAGTGCAGGTTGTCTGCACCGTCGTTTCCACCAGCAAGAAAACCGATCCGGACATCGCTGCGATGATCGGTACCTCGGCCGCCCTGGCCATCTCGGGTATTCCGTTCGACGGTCCGATCGGCGCCGCTCGTGTTGCTTTCCACGAAAGCACCGGCTACCTGCTGAACCCGACTTACGAGCAGCAAGCTGCTTCGAGCCTGGACATGGTCGTTGCCGGTACTTCGGACGCTGTGCTGATGGTTGAATCGGAAGCCAAAGAGCTGACCGAAGACCAGATGCTGGGCGCGGTACTGTTTGCTCACGACGAGTTCCAGGTTGTGATCAACGCCGTTAAAGAACTGGCTGCCGAAGCCGCCAAGCCAACCTGGAACTGGGCTCCGGCTCCAGAAGCCACCGAACTGCTGGGCGCTATCCGTGCCGAGTTCGGCGACGCGATTTCCCAGGCTTACACCATCACCATCAAGGCCGACCGTTACGCTCGCCTGGGTGAGTTGAAGGATCAGGTTGTAGCCAAACTTTCTGGCGAAGAAGGCCAACCGACTTCCGCTGAAGTCAAAGCTGCTTTCGGCGAAATCGAATACCGCACCGTTCGCGAAAACATCGTTAACGGCAAGCCACGTATCGACGGTCGCGACACCAAAACCGTACGTCCGCTGAACATCGAAGTCGGCGTTCTGCCGAAGACTCACGGTTCGGCGCTGTTCACCCGTGGTGAAACCCAGGCTCTGGTCGTTGCAACTCTGGGCACCGCCCGTGACGCACAACTGCTGGACACCCTGGAAGGCGAGAAAAAAGACCCATTCATGCTGCACTACAACTTCCCTCCGTTCTCGGTAGGTGAGTGTGGTCGCATGGGTGGTGCTGGCCGTCGCGAAATCGGTCACGGCCGTCTGGCCCGTCGTTCGGTTTCGGCCATGCTGCCTGCCGCTGACGTGTTCCCGTACACCATCCGCGTGGTTTCGGAAATTACCGAATCCAACGGTTCGAGCTCGATGGCTTCCGTTTGCGGTGCTTCCCTGGCCCTGATGGATGCTGGTGTGCCGATGAAGGCGCCGGTTGCCGGTATCGCCATGGGTCTGGTTAAAGAAGGCGAGAAGTTCGCCGTCCTGACCGACATCCTCGGTGACGAAGACCACCTGGGCGACATGGACTTCAAAGTAGCCGGTACCGCCAAAGGCGTTACTGCGCTGCAGATGGACATCAAGATCAAGGGCATCACCGAAGAAATCATGGAAATCGCTCTGGGCCAAGCCCTGGAAGCGCGCCTGAACATCCTCGGTCAGATGAACCAGATCATCGGTCAGTCGCGTACCGAACTGTCGGCCAACGCTCCGACCATGATCGCGATGAAGATCGACACCGACAAAATCCGTGATGTTATCGGTAAAGGTGGCGCGACCATCCGTGCGATCTGCGAAGAAACCAAGGCTTCGATCGACATCGAAGACGACGGTTCGATCAAGATCTTCGGCGAAACCAAGGAAGCTGCAGAAGCTGCTCGTCAGCGCGTTCTGGGTATCACCGCTGAAGCCGAGATCGGCAAGATCTACGTCGGCAAGGTTGAGCGCATCGTCGACTTCGGCGCATTCGTCAACATCCTGCCGGGCAAGGACGGTCTGGTGCACATCTCGATGCTGAGCGACGCTCGCGTAGAGAAAGTGACCGACATCCTGAAAGAAGGCCAGGAAGTGGAAGTGCTGGTACTGGACGTGGACAACCGCGGCCGTATCAAGCTGTCCATCAAAGACGTGGCAGCGGCCAAGGCTTCGGGCGTTTAA
- a CDS encoding DUF6388 family protein, which translates to MTELTQEQRHELALEKYVLDVPELKEEIKDLSPDDQKDQIQWAFEDEAEAQGLQPWELTLKYTSTPEEFEAQRLVLHKEAAEVLGVEWQEYCEMNNLVV; encoded by the coding sequence ATGACCGAATTAACTCAAGAGCAACGTCACGAACTAGCGCTGGAAAAGTACGTTCTGGACGTACCGGAGCTGAAAGAAGAGATCAAGGACCTGAGTCCTGATGATCAGAAAGACCAGATCCAGTGGGCATTCGAGGACGAAGCCGAAGCCCAGGGCTTGCAGCCGTGGGAACTGACGCTCAAGTACACCAGCACTCCTGAGGAGTTCGAGGCTCAGCGTCTTGTACTGCACAAGGAGGCGGCCGAAGTGTTGGGCGTCGAGTGGCAAGAGTACTGCGAGATGAACAATCTCGTCGTTTGA
- the nadC gene encoding carboxylating nicotinate-nucleotide diphosphorylase has translation MPNLRLADLTAEIEANVRRALLEDIGSGDITAQLIPAERLAKATIITRDAAVICGTAWVDAVFRQLDPRVAVHWQVVDGERVKPNQPLFHLEGPARSLLTGERSALNFLQLLSGVATRAQYLADFVGTTQVKLLDTRKTLPGLRLAQKYAVTCGGCHNHRIGLYDAFLIKENHIAASGGIAQAIAAAHKIAPGKPVEVEVESLEELKEALAAGADIIMLDELSLDDMREAVRLNGGKAKLEASGGINESTLLPIAETGVDYISIGAMTKDVKAVDLSMRLSL, from the coding sequence ATGCCGAATCTACGTCTCGCCGATTTGACCGCCGAAATCGAAGCCAACGTGCGCCGTGCGTTGCTCGAAGACATCGGCAGCGGCGACATCACCGCACAATTGATTCCTGCCGAACGTCTGGCCAAAGCCACCATCATCACTCGCGATGCAGCCGTCATCTGCGGCACGGCGTGGGTCGATGCCGTGTTTCGTCAGCTGGATCCGCGGGTCGCGGTGCATTGGCAAGTGGTTGATGGCGAACGGGTCAAACCGAATCAGCCGCTGTTTCATCTGGAAGGGCCGGCCCGCTCACTGCTGACCGGTGAACGCAGCGCGCTGAATTTCCTGCAACTGCTGTCTGGCGTGGCCACGCGCGCGCAGTACCTGGCTGACTTCGTCGGGACGACTCAGGTCAAGCTGCTCGATACCCGTAAAACCCTGCCGGGCCTTCGTCTGGCGCAGAAATACGCGGTGACCTGCGGCGGTTGCCACAACCACCGCATCGGCCTCTACGATGCGTTCCTGATCAAGGAAAACCACATCGCCGCCAGCGGAGGCATCGCCCAGGCCATCGCTGCCGCGCACAAGATCGCGCCGGGTAAACCGGTGGAGGTCGAAGTGGAGAGCCTGGAGGAGCTGAAGGAAGCGCTGGCAGCCGGCGCCGATATCATCATGCTCGACGAGCTGAGCCTGGACGACATGCGCGAAGCCGTTCGCCTCAACGGCGGCAAAGCCAAACTGGAAGCCAGCGGCGGCATCAACGAAAGCACTCTGCTACCAATCGCCGAGACCGGGGTGGATTACATCTCGATCGGTGCGATGACCAAGGATGTGAAGGCGGTGGATCTGTCGATGCGTCTGAGCCTTTAA
- a CDS encoding DUF1631 domain-containing protein has product MHNDGKVVPLHKAATDQANHSPLARLPVILLQVRDKAAQQLRHGLQELFDNADDTLFEMADRARNDVEQNIFFEAMRDLRLKRKNIERGFLEQYFEAFVGLTQYDPVHNTLPRPLMYEESAPRTDDMERNVAVETMVGRVLKRDGFALDQLTARLGALLGSTLDDQHNPLGPALLCEYFLQAGRNLGVEIKVKLILLKLFERYVLADTEQLYAEANQLLSATGVLPELKPAPARRAIDRAAAAINREESDDPAPADEGVQEVFAALQELLLHVRGSVAPTLETSAAAQPITTRDLLRLLSHLQQYVPALAAQDDFDLRNQLEQLLTRVSVKSGKSRIVGGTDEDVINLIAMVFDCILEDHNVPDSLKALIARLQIPMLKVAVLDKSFFSRSSHPARRLLNEIADAAMGWGDCDGETRDGLYLRIEQVVQRLLTDFVDDPAIFSELLADFLAFTSDERRRSELLEQRLRDAEEGRAKTELARRRVELALNQALLGKVLPPSVVTFVQDAWSKVLLLTCLKHGDQSAEWQADVQTMEQLVWSVQRHADPDAGMRLLALVPGLLKSLRDGLSSSAFDPFATSEFFSELEALHVCVLEPSTQADASTSTPMIEVSQQIVLQAAEEGAMAPGAARLAHDGAGLQQVDQLRVGSWVAFQEDDENTLRCKLAAIIEATGKYVFVDRTGMKVRERSRIGLALEFQRGAVRALDDTLLFDRALESVLGNLRRLNRAK; this is encoded by the coding sequence ATGCACAACGACGGGAAAGTAGTGCCTTTGCACAAGGCCGCTACGGATCAGGCGAATCACTCGCCGCTCGCCCGCCTGCCTGTGATTCTGCTTCAGGTTCGCGACAAGGCCGCTCAACAGTTACGGCACGGCTTGCAGGAGCTGTTTGATAACGCCGACGACACTTTGTTTGAAATGGCTGACCGGGCGCGCAACGACGTCGAGCAGAACATCTTTTTCGAAGCCATGCGCGACCTGCGCCTCAAGCGCAAAAACATCGAGCGCGGTTTTCTCGAACAATACTTCGAGGCCTTTGTCGGCCTCACACAATACGATCCCGTTCACAACACGCTGCCGCGTCCGTTGATGTATGAAGAATCGGCTCCACGCACCGATGACATGGAGCGCAACGTGGCGGTGGAGACCATGGTCGGCCGCGTGCTCAAGCGTGATGGCTTCGCCCTCGATCAATTGACCGCACGACTTGGCGCCTTGCTCGGCAGTACGCTTGATGATCAGCACAACCCGCTCGGCCCGGCGCTGCTCTGTGAGTATTTCCTCCAGGCCGGACGCAACCTGGGCGTCGAGATCAAGGTCAAGTTGATCCTGCTCAAACTGTTCGAGCGCTATGTGCTGGCCGACACTGAGCAACTGTATGCCGAAGCCAATCAACTGCTCAGCGCCACCGGTGTGCTGCCCGAGCTGAAACCGGCTCCGGCACGGCGCGCGATTGATCGCGCGGCCGCCGCCATCAATCGCGAAGAAAGCGATGACCCGGCGCCAGCCGACGAAGGTGTGCAGGAAGTCTTCGCCGCGTTGCAGGAGTTGTTGTTGCACGTGCGCGGCAGTGTCGCGCCAACCCTCGAAACGAGCGCCGCCGCCCAGCCGATCACCACCCGCGACCTGCTGCGCCTGCTCTCGCACTTGCAGCAATATGTGCCGGCGCTGGCGGCGCAGGACGACTTTGATCTGCGCAATCAGCTCGAACAATTGCTGACGCGGGTCAGCGTCAAAAGTGGCAAGTCACGAATCGTCGGTGGTACAGACGAAGACGTGATCAACCTGATCGCCATGGTCTTCGACTGCATCCTCGAAGATCACAATGTGCCGGACTCGCTCAAGGCACTGATCGCCCGCTTGCAGATCCCGATGCTCAAGGTCGCGGTGCTCGATAAAAGTTTCTTCAGTCGCAGCAGTCACCCGGCGCGGCGCCTGCTCAATGAAATCGCCGATGCGGCCATGGGCTGGGGCGACTGCGACGGCGAGACGCGTGACGGCCTTTATCTGCGCATCGAGCAAGTGGTGCAGCGCCTGCTCACCGATTTTGTCGATGACCCGGCGATTTTTTCCGAGCTGCTCGCCGACTTTCTCGCCTTCACTAGCGATGAGCGTCGCCGCAGCGAATTGCTCGAACAGCGGCTGCGTGATGCCGAAGAGGGGCGGGCGAAAACCGAGCTGGCGCGGCGGCGGGTCGAGCTGGCGTTGAATCAGGCGCTGTTGGGCAAAGTCCTGCCACCGTCAGTCGTGACATTTGTACAGGACGCCTGGAGCAAGGTGTTGCTGCTGACCTGCCTCAAGCATGGCGACCAGTCCGCCGAGTGGCAGGCCGATGTGCAGACCATGGAACAATTGGTCTGGAGTGTGCAGCGTCATGCCGACCCGGACGCCGGTATGCGTTTGCTGGCGCTGGTGCCGGGTTTGCTCAAGTCGCTGCGTGATGGCTTGAGCAGTTCGGCATTCGATCCATTTGCGACCAGTGAATTCTTCAGTGAACTGGAAGCGCTGCATGTGTGCGTGCTGGAGCCGTCCACCCAGGCCGACGCGTCTACGTCGACGCCAATGATCGAGGTGTCGCAGCAGATCGTATTGCAGGCAGCCGAAGAGGGCGCGATGGCGCCGGGGGCGGCGCGTCTGGCGCATGACGGTGCGGGCCTGCAACAGGTCGATCAATTGCGTGTGGGCAGTTGGGTTGCGTTTCAGGAAGACGATGAAAACACCCTGCGCTGCAAATTGGCGGCGATCATCGAGGCCACCGGCAAATACGTGTTTGTCGACCGCACCGGGATGAAAGTGCGGGAGCGCAGCCGTATCGGTCTGGCCCTTGAGTTCCAGCGTGGTGCGGTGCGTGCGCTGGATGACACCTTGCTGTTCGACCGTGCGCTGGAGTCGGTGCTGGGCAATCTGCGACGACTCAATCGCGCCAAGTGA
- the ampD gene encoding 1,6-anhydro-N-acetylmuramyl-L-alanine amidase AmpD, with amino-acid sequence MQLDPASGWCHGVQVCPSPNFNERPAGEVSLLVIHNISLPPAQFATGKVQEFFQNRLDVTEHPYFAGIADLRVSAHFLIERDGSVTQFVSCLERAWHAGVSVFDGRETCNDFSVGIELEGTDDLPFTDAQYQALTALTRQLQKAFPAITGARICGHSDIAPGRKTDPGPAFDWARYRAALAQEEGQ; translated from the coding sequence ATGCAGTTGGATCCCGCTAGCGGGTGGTGTCACGGGGTGCAGGTGTGCCCATCGCCCAACTTCAATGAACGCCCTGCGGGCGAAGTTTCCCTGTTGGTGATCCACAACATCAGCCTGCCGCCTGCGCAGTTCGCAACGGGCAAGGTGCAGGAATTTTTCCAGAATCGTCTGGATGTCACCGAACATCCCTACTTTGCAGGGATTGCCGACCTACGGGTCTCGGCGCATTTTCTGATCGAACGTGACGGCAGCGTCACCCAGTTTGTCTCCTGTCTTGAACGGGCGTGGCATGCCGGCGTGTCGGTTTTCGATGGACGGGAAACCTGTAACGATTTTTCCGTGGGCATCGAGCTCGAAGGCACCGATGATCTGCCGTTCACCGACGCGCAGTATCAGGCGTTGACGGCGCTGACACGCCAGTTGCAAAAAGCATTTCCGGCTATCACCGGCGCGCGCATTTGCGGGCACAGCGACATTGCACCCGGGCGCAAGACCGATCCTGGCCCGGCATTCGACTGGGCGCGTTACCGCGCAGCCCTGGCACAAGAGGAAGGACAATGA